The DNA region CTCTTACGGGTTATTATTAAAAGAAATTTACGATGCTGAAATTGAAAATAATACTTTTGAGGAAAATACCATTGGTATTAATGTTGAAGGGTCTACAAGAATCAATTATTTTAAAAATAATTTTATCAGTAACGGATGGTCCGTTAAAATTGCGGGAGCATGTTATACCAATATCTTTAAAGAAAATAATTTTTTAAATAATTCTTTTGATATTTCTTATAACAGCAAGATGAACGACAACAAATTTGATAATAACTATTGGAGTTCTTATACAGGTTATGACCTGGACAAAAACGGTATTGGCGACATTCCTTACCGACCCGTAAAATTGTTTTCTTACATTGTTAACAAAACTCCTGAAACCATTATATTATTGAGAAGCCTATTTGTAGATATTATTAATTTTTCAGAAAAAGTATCGCCAGTTTTTACACCCAACGAATTGGTAGACAATACCCCATTAATGAAACCCTTTAAATGATTGAAGTACAGAACATATATAAAAAATTCGGAAAAGTTGAAGTCTTAAAAGGTTTGGATTTATCCATTAACGCTAATACCTCTGAAGGAGGTATTTTTGCAATTCTTGGCCCAAATGGATCAGGTAAAACTACACTTATAAAAAGTATATTAGGGATGGTGATTCCTAATAAAGGAGAAATAAAAATTAAGGACAAAAGTGTTTTAAAAAAACATCAGTACCGAAACAACATCAATTACCTACCACAAATAGCAAACTTCCCAAGCAATTTAAGTGTAAAAGAATTGATAAAAATGGTTAAAAACTTAAGGCCAAAACCAGCTGAAGATCAGGACTTGATTAATTTATTTGGCTTAGAACCTTTTTTGGACAAAAAATTAGGCAACCTATCTGGTGGCACCAAGCAAAAAGTAAACATTCTGCTGACTTTTATGTTTGATAGTGAGTTGATTATTTTAGACGAACCAACCACAGGTTTAGATCCTATTTCGTTACTTAATCTTAAAAAAATAATTTTAACTGAAAAGAAAAAGGGTAAAACTATTTTAATCACCTCTCACATTATGAGCTTTGTAGAAGAAATGGCTGATGAGATAGTGTTCTTATTAGATGGAAAAATATATTTTAAAGGAACGCTAACTGCCATAAAAGAGCAAACAGACCAAACCGATTTAGAACATGCCATTGCGGCAATTTTAACCAAAGAAAATGCTTAAAATATTAAAATACAGTTTTTACGATCTTATGCGTAGCAGTTGGAGCTACGTGTATTTTGCATTTTACCTAGCTTTGGGTTTTGTACTCTTGTTTCTAAACAACGACGTATCAAAAGCAGTCATTACTTTAATGAATATTATTGTGGTACTTACACCATTGATAGGTACCATTTTTGGGGTTATGTACTATTATAATTCTCGCGAATTTACAGAACTGCTCTTGGCACAACCGTTAAAAAGATCAACTATTTTTATCGGTCAATATTTAGGTGTGGCTATATCGTTATCTTTAAGTTTGGTAATTGGGTTGGGAATTCCGTTTTTGGCTTATGGTATTTTGCAATCCTCTGATATTTTTAATTTTGCTTCCCTCCTACTTGTTGGTGCTTTTTTGACCTTTATTTTTGTAGCATTGGCTTTTAATATTGCCCTATCTAATGAAAACAAAATCAAAGGCTTTGGCTATGCCATTTTGGTTTGGCTATTCCTAGCAGTAATTTATGATGGCTTGTTTTTGATTTCGTTAGTAATGTTGCAAGAATATCCGCTAGATAAATTTTCGTTGGTTACAACCATGCTTAATCCTATAGATTTATCACGTATTTTAATTTTATTAAAATTAGATATTTCCGCCCTACTTGGTTATACAGGTGCCGTTTTTCAAAAATTCTTCGGCACAAGTATAGGTATGATTATTTCCTTTTTTGTACTTTCACTTTGGGTTGTATTACCTGTATTACGTATCGTGTACAAATCAAAAAGAAAAGATTTTTAACTTTTCTTTAACTTTTATACCATGGATACTTTTTTTTTGTAACTTCGTCAATATAAAGATAAAAACATCTTTTTATTTTATAATCTATTAAATCAACTATTATGTTATCAAAAAAACAAGCACGTGCTTTTTTTCTTGGTGGAACAGTAGTTACATTCCTTGTTTTCATCGGATTAACTATTTTTTCTTTCAGTAAAGCACAAGATCAAAGTAACTACGGAGCAATTACTGAAGAAGTAGTTCGTGGAAAAGCCATATGGGAAGCCAATAATTGCATGGGCTGCCATACTATTTTAGGAGAAGGAGCTTATTATGCCCCAGAATTAACAAAGGTTATTGACCGAAGAGGGGAAGGCTATATTAAAGCCATATTAATGTCACCCGTTGCTTGGCAACCTAACGGGAGGAAGATGGTGGCCTATGGGTTTTCTGAAAAAGAGGCAGAAGACTTAATTGCCTTTTTTGATTGGATTGATGACATAGACCTAAATGGTTTTGAACGAGTAGTATCTCCGCTAGCGAAAGATAAAATTAACAACTAACTAAAACATTATGAAATACAAATCGCAAAAAGTAGCCTATTGGTTTTTCGCATTATCGATGCTATTATTAGTATTACAAATTACCTACGGGTTTATTATGGGTTTTGCCAGAATCGGTATGGATGGCTTACATGAATTTATTCCTTTTAACACAGCAAGAGCAGTTCATACAAATTTATTAGTAGTATGGTTGTTGTCAGGTTTCATGGGTGCTGCCTATTATATAATACCAGAAGAAGCACAACGAGAATTGGTCAATGTAAAATTGGCTTATGTACAGTTAATTAGTTTAGCAGTAGTTGGAGTTATTGCTATTATAGGATATCATTTTAACTATTGGGAAGGAAGAAAGTTTTTAGAAATACCCAGACCATTAGATTACCTTGTTGTTGTAAATGTTCTACTATTTTTAGGCCTTATACTAACTACATTATTTAAAGGTAAAAGAAAAACAACCACTGCTTTGGTACTGTCTATGGGGCTTTTATTTGCTGCCCTACTCTACTTACCGGGTATGTTACCATTTGATAGTCAAGTAATGGATTCTTTTTTCAGATGGTGGGTAGTTCACTTATGGGTAGAAGGAGTTTGGGAATTAATTATGGGTGGTATTTTATCATTTTTATTAATCAAATTAACTGGTGTTGATAGAGAGGTTATTGAAAAATGGCTTTATGTAATTGTTGGGCTGACTTTTCTTTCTGGCGTATTAGGTACAGGTCACCATTATTATTATATAGGAGTTAACAAAATTTGGTTAATTGTTGGTGGCATTTTTTCAGCATTAGAACCATTGGCTTTCTTAGCAATGGCTTTATTTGCTGTAAATATGTATAGAAAAGGTGAGAAAAAACATCCAAATACACTGGCTTTATATTGGACCTTAGGTT from Aureibaculum sp. 2308TA14-22 includes:
- a CDS encoding ABC transporter ATP-binding protein, coding for MIEVQNIYKKFGKVEVLKGLDLSINANTSEGGIFAILGPNGSGKTTLIKSILGMVIPNKGEIKIKDKSVLKKHQYRNNINYLPQIANFPSNLSVKELIKMVKNLRPKPAEDQDLINLFGLEPFLDKKLGNLSGGTKQKVNILLTFMFDSELIILDEPTTGLDPISLLNLKKIILTEKKKGKTILITSHIMSFVEEMADEIVFLLDGKIYFKGTLTAIKEQTDQTDLEHAIAAILTKENA
- a CDS encoding ABC transporter permease: MLKILKYSFYDLMRSSWSYVYFAFYLALGFVLLFLNNDVSKAVITLMNIIVVLTPLIGTIFGVMYYYNSREFTELLLAQPLKRSTIFIGQYLGVAISLSLSLVIGLGIPFLAYGILQSSDIFNFASLLLVGAFLTFIFVALAFNIALSNENKIKGFGYAILVWLFLAVIYDGLFLISLVMLQEYPLDKFSLVTTMLNPIDLSRILILLKLDISALLGYTGAVFQKFFGTSIGMIISFFVLSLWVVLPVLRIVYKSKRKDF
- a CDS encoding c-type cytochrome — translated: MLSKKQARAFFLGGTVVTFLVFIGLTIFSFSKAQDQSNYGAITEEVVRGKAIWEANNCMGCHTILGEGAYYAPELTKVIDRRGEGYIKAILMSPVAWQPNGRKMVAYGFSEKEAEDLIAFFDWIDDIDLNGFERVVSPLAKDKINN
- a CDS encoding cbb3-type cytochrome c oxidase subunit I, translating into MKYKSQKVAYWFFALSMLLLVLQITYGFIMGFARIGMDGLHEFIPFNTARAVHTNLLVVWLLSGFMGAAYYIIPEEAQRELVNVKLAYVQLISLAVVGVIAIIGYHFNYWEGRKFLEIPRPLDYLVVVNVLLFLGLILTTLFKGKRKTTTALVLSMGLLFAALLYLPGMLPFDSQVMDSFFRWWVVHLWVEGVWELIMGGILSFLLIKLTGVDREVIEKWLYVIVGLTFLSGVLGTGHHYYYIGVNKIWLIVGGIFSALEPLAFLAMALFAVNMYRKGEKKHPNTLALYWTLGSAIVSFVGAGLLGFAHTLPQTNLYTHGTLVTAMHGHLAFWGAYAMIVLAIISYALPNLTGRKLYESTRGRAAFWLSNIGMIGMTIAFGVAGVAQVYLERKMKMEFMEVQNEISIHFVVLILCASLFTFGIVLYIIDFYKHGKPNDEALEIEAN